In a genomic window of Streptomyces sp. BHT-5-2:
- a CDS encoding type 1 glutamine amidotransferase domain-containing protein, with translation MQVAFLVAPEGTEQVELTRPWQAVTAAGGTPTLVSTRSGRIQAFHHLDRADSFPVDRTVDAASVADFDALVLPGGVANPDALRMDKGAVSFTASFFETGKPVAAICHAPWLLIEAGVVRGRTLTSWPSLCTDIRNAGGTWVDKQVVVCTQAENTLVTSRRPGDLHAFCKTLVEEFAR, from the coding sequence ATGCAGGTGGCGTTTCTGGTGGCCCCCGAGGGCACCGAGCAGGTCGAGTTGACCAGGCCCTGGCAGGCGGTCACCGCCGCGGGCGGCACCCCCACGCTGGTCTCCACCCGGTCGGGCCGGATCCAGGCGTTCCACCACCTCGACCGGGCCGACAGCTTCCCCGTCGACCGGACCGTGGACGCCGCGTCGGTCGCCGACTTCGACGCCCTGGTCCTTCCCGGGGGCGTGGCCAACCCCGACGCCCTCCGTATGGACAAGGGCGCCGTCTCCTTCACCGCGTCGTTCTTCGAGACCGGCAAACCGGTCGCCGCGATCTGCCACGCCCCCTGGCTCCTGATCGAGGCCGGCGTGGTCCGCGGCCGCACCCTCACCTCCTGGCCCAGCCTGTGCACCGACATCCGCAACGCCGGCGGCACCTGGGTCGACAAGCAGGTCGTCGTCTGCACCCAGGCCGAGAACACCCTCGTCACCAGCCGCAGACCCGGGGACCTGCACGCCTTCTGCAAAACCCTGGTCGAGGAGTTCGCCCGCTGA